The Brassica oleracea var. oleracea cultivar TO1000 chromosome C7, BOL, whole genome shotgun sequence sequence AGGTTAGAACATTCAAAGTGGAATTTCAGTTGACATTGGGAACATTTGTAAAGATATCTATCACAAAATTTCTCTTCACAAAAGTCACATGTGCCATGATAATAGTTTATCAGGTGGACAAGAGAGTGTTTATGGGCTTTGGGATGTTCAATAACATCTGGTGGTGGATTTTTGATACATACCGTATCAACAACGAATTTACATAAAGGACAGTGATAAAACATATTAACCAATGTTTTTCCGCACAACTTACAGTTTTTACTCTCATAAAACTTTTCCGGGATGGAGAGGTGGAGAGGGTGTTCAGGATGAGACGGGTGGTTGATCTCTAAAGATGACTCTGCACATTCTTTGTGAAAAAATATTTTACATTCGTAGCAACGATAGCCATCTTTGGTGCAATCATTTTCTCGATAGCAACCACTGCAACTGCGAACCCAAGGTGTTGGGTATAAAGGGTGTTTGTGAGTTGGTAGCTTTATTCTATTCATGGTGACAAACGTTTGTGATGATATTAAGCACATTAATCGATGTATTTATATCATTCAACAAAATAAAAGATTCTTGATCATAATAAAATAACAAGAAAAGAATACATGCTAAACTTATGAATATGTTTCTCCTTTAGCAAATGCTAGCCTATCTTATGCTTTCTTGGATATGAATTAATATACATTCTTTCTTGATATTTACGCATGAATCTAGGACTATGATTTGTCATTAGATAAAATTTTAACAAACAAAAATTAAGATATATAGAAAGAAAATGTCTAGCTGAAAAAGGCGCAACGAATTACTCATTTTGCTCAAGTTGTATCTATGCTTGTACAGTTTTATGATAGTTTTGTAAAGCTCTAAACGACCGGTCAAAGGAATTGATCCGTTTAATTATGTTCTTCTCCTGGTCCATGAATCCATCTTTCTCTCGAGATGCCCTACCATCGTCATCGCGTTCTATCTTAAATTTACCAGTTTGCCACTTCCAAGAAACTTCTCGTCCTTTTTTTTAGAAACGTGTTCTTTCCTAAAGCAGTCTAATTCAAATATTTTTATATGACTAACAAAATATTATGAATATTCCCAAAAATTGTCAAATGCATAGAAGAGTACAAGATTACACCAACCATGTTTCCTTACCGCGTATATCTTTGAATAATGCTAAATAAAGCTTAATACTTTGAAATCAAATTAATCCTTCGACTCGGACATTACTTTCATAGACTCGGGGGCAGAGGTCTTAATCAAACAAGCACCAAATATTCAACCAATATCTTTATGCAATAAAAACTAAAAGCTACAAACTTAACACTAAACTCAACAAAAGAGACTAAACTAGAATAAAATGTTTATAAATTCCAACTTAACAATACCCGTAGGCTCATATCTGAAATCTAGACATATATATACACTCATATCATACAAAATATTACTACTATAAAAAGATTATGGTCAAAAAGACTAATAGACCTTTCATAATATCATACAACATTCGAAATATATTGTTATATTTTATTGTTGTGCACTGCTATGCATATAGGATCTGATAGTTAACGCTTTATCAAAACATGTTCTTCTTTTTGTCGGTTTATGATATCAATCAAACAAGTTTTACTCGGTGCAATCCCTCGATGAACCAGTGACGAGTAAACGCTTTGTCTAAAACAAAATAGAACACAATATAATAATAAAATAATTAAAAAGGATAGTCAAAGTCACCATCAAACCAGTCTCCCTCACCGCGTTCACACCTTAACGCGCTTCCTTCGTCCCTGCATCTTCTTCTCTTCTCGCAGACAAAGAAACCATTTTTATAAATGTCCGAAACCAGAACCCTCGAAACCCAAATCATTGTCTGAACTCAAACACTTTGGAAGCTTTTTAAAGTTTGGTTTCACATCTAAACAAGGTCAAACACTTTTCAAACCAAAAAAAAAAACTAAGTCAAACTCTGGAGAATAAACTATTTCCCTCTTTAATGGAAGTCTCTGCTTTCCCATTCCCATACCTACAAGACGACGAGTGTTCCCATCTCCTCGGCCTATTTCAAGACATGGACTCTACTCCTTCTGGTTTTGAATTCGAAAATGTTGGTAACGACAACACTAGGAAACGCCCAAGAAAGGAAGAAGAAGAAGAAGAAGTGAATGGTAGTGATAAGGCTGCATCTGGAGATATACTCGCCACACTTCTGCTATTGGACGAGGAAGCTAAACAGCAAGTGAAGACAATGGATGGTTACTACAACCACGATGTTGCTCGTCCTAAACGACAGCGTAAAGCAGCGGTTGAGGAAACGGCCTCCCCTGCTTCGGACATCGCTAGCGGTTCCGGGTCTGGACCGAGTCATCACAGGAGGTTGTGGGTGAAGGAACGTACGACGGACTGGTGGGACCGAGTGAGCCGGCCGGACTTCCCGGAGGAGGAGTTCCGGCGAGAGTTTCGGATGAGCAGACCGACGTTCGATCTGATATGCGAGGAGCTGGACGCGACGGTGACGAAGAAAAACACGATGCTCCGCGACGCGATCCCAGCTCCCAAACGCGTCGCAGTCTGCGTCTGGCGTTTGGCAACAGGAGCTCCGCTTCGCCACGTGTCGGAGCGCTTCGGGCTGGGAATCTCCACGTGTCACAAGCTCGTCATCGAGGTCTGCCGCGCGATCTACGACGTCATGATGCCGAAGTATCTCCACTGGCCTGCGTCGGATCCCGAGATCCAATCGACGAAAAGAAAATTCGAATCGATCCACAAAATCCCAAACGTCGTCGGATCGATATACACCACGCACGTTCCCATCATCGCTCCGAAAGTCCACGTGGCGGCTTATTTCAACAAGAGGCACACGGAGAGAAACCAGAAGACGTCGTACTCGATCACGGTCCAGGGGGTGGTCAACGCCGAGGGGATCTTCACCGACGTCTGCATCGGGAACCCGGGGTCCCTCACCGACGACCAGATCCTCGATAAATCCTCGCTTTCGCAGCAGCGCGCGGCGCGTGGGATGCTACGCGACGGGTGGATCGTCGGGAACGGTGGTTTCTCGTTGACGGACTGGCTTTTGGTGCCGTACGCGAGGCAGAACCTGACGTGGACGCAGCACGCGTTCAACGAGAGCGTCGGAGGGATTCAGAAGGTGGCGACGGAGGCGTTCGGGAGGTTGAAAGGGCGGTGGGCTTGTCTGCAGAAGAGGACGGAGGTTAAGCTGCAGGATCTTCCGTACGTGCTGGGTGCTTGCTGCGTGTTGCATAACATTTGTGAGATGAGGAAGGAGGAGATGGCGGAGGGGGTGAAGTTCGAGGTGTTTGATGATGTGACGGTGCCGGAGAATAATATTCGATCCGTGGCTGCGTCTAGCGCGAGGGATCAGATCTCTCATAATCTCTTGCATCGTGGCCTCGCTGGGACAAGGGCTCTGTAAACTAAAATGTGGATTCTGTTTTGTCTTGAAACTGATTTTTTTTTTTTTTTTTTTTTTTTTTTAAAATTTTTTTNNNNNNNNNNNNNNNNNNNTTTGAACTTTTTTTTTTTTTTTTTTTTTTTTTTTTGCAAAATTCTTTTTCCAGATTAGTTAATACTTAGAAGAGATTGGATACAAAAAGCATAGTTGATTTGAGTGTAGTAATTGGCTGGATTTGTCTGTACGATTATATTAACAATGTGTAATCGTTAGTTCTGTATTGTTCTCTATACAAATTGAATTCGAAACCTTCTAAAGCATTTTTCTTTCTTGGTGGGAAGTTATGTAAGAATGTTAAGTTGGAGTTACTATATGTTTAACTTGCTAGATAAGCATGTTCCTTAATCATTCTTTTTGGTAACACAACCGTTACATGCATTTATCTTTGTTTCACGTGGCATATGTATGCGGTCTACATTTTATATTTGATGCTAGCTGTGAGTAAATTATATTTGTGAAACAACATGAAACACTATCTCAACATAAAATTTCATTCACCAACTCAAAACACTTGTTTCAAAAAGGCAATCTTTAGTTTTATTATGTTTATTATAATTGATTGAGAATATTATTCTATATATATATACCGAATCCATATGTTGAACAGACTTTTGAATTAATTGATTTTTTTTTATATAAATTAATATCTACCAATGATTATGAGTCAATACTGGTTTTCTTTAGGTCGAAGTTATTAGTCAATCAATATGAACTAGTCTATGATTCAAATCTCCTAATAATGGTTTTTAATTATGAAATTGCTTTTTACAAATCTGAATGCAATTAAGGTGACATCAAAGGATGAAATGTTTTCGATCTAAAGATCTTAGACTTAAATGAATGTGGATAACTATAAAAGCTGTGATATTATCCAACTGTTCGGACTATATTATAAACAGTTAAAATCGTCATTCGTCAAAAGCGTCGCAGCTTTGTTCCCTAAAAAAGCCATTTGGCTACTTTCAAGCCGGCCTGAGTCCTACATATTTACCAGATTACCCCTACTGTCACCATCGTCTAAGCTTATCCAAAGGGTAATATCGTAATTTCGAAATAACCAATCTCCCACGATCAAAAACAGCAAACCAACGAAGGCGCGGTTCGTCTCGATCCCGTCCTCTCATGGCTGCTGCAGGGACGTCGTTTGATTTCGATTTCGATTTCGATTTCGAGCTCTTCACGTACTCATTTAATCGATTCAATCTCTCATAGGCCCCTGATTTTTGGATTTGATCATTTGGATTCCGAAGGTAACGAGGTTTTGGTTATCTCATCTTCTATCTCCTGAAGTTTGATCCGTTCTCTAAGGTTCCGTTTCTGTTGATTTCTATGCTTATTGATGATGATTGACTCCGTCTCATGAAGTTCATATCTTTTTTTTGATTCAGTTTTATTCTAGGGTTTGTTTGTTAGTGATTGAGTTTGCTTTTGATTACTTTCAAGCTGTGGATTTTTGGTTATTTCTAGTTTATTTTGGCAATGAAGTTTGAAAGAAAAAAAAAACGAATTTTAAAGAGAATGATTTAGTTGAAACTGAGGCATTTTAGTTTCATGATTAGTAGGCAATGCAGATAAGCTGTGATGATTAAGTGTTGATTATGTGGTTGATGTTTTTAGGTGCACCGTCTAAATAATTCTGACAGCATATATGTACTGCAACTCCTCAAGCTTGTCATGTGCCACTGCGTGTACAGTGTTTACAAATAAAACAGCGGACTCGCGAAAAGCTAAGGGAATGTCATTATGTCAGCACCTGGGAAGTTTGATTATTCTTCCGGTGGGCCAGATAGGACTACGTTATACAGGTCCAACTTAGCTGCTGCACAGATGGAAAGATCTAGTACCTTTCGCGAGACGGTTGAACACCATCCTGTCTCGTCATCTTCTCACCCGAACGCGTTGAGAAGAAGCACTTCACCGTTAGCACAAACCGACGTAACGAATTTCTTTCAGTGTTTGCGTTTTGATCCGAAGGTGGTTGCCGCGGATCACAAGTCTTTTATTCGTCACGGTGACTTTAAGCGTCATGTGAATATCGCTCTTGGGATTCAGGGAGATGAATCTCTAAGTGCAACGCTGAAAGGGAAGTTGATTCCGTCTCCTGTACCAGAAGAGATTAAAAGACTGAAGGCTGGTCTGCGCGAAAACAATGTGAAGGCCAGGTAGTTTGTTTATACGATAAGTTGATAGATGCTGTTCACATAGAGTAAAGAGAGTTTCTCCAATCTTTGTATCAAACTTTTGGAGTTCTGTTTACCTAATTGGGTTTCTGCTGTTGCAGGGAGCGTGTCAAAATTTTCAACGAAGCGTCCTCTGTATTTAACAAGTTTTTTCCTACCGTACCTACAAAGAAAAGGTCTCGACCGGAAGGGTTTTCCAGTGACCGCTTGGCTTTAGGGCCTGGTTTAGGTAAAATGGGAATACAAGGTCAGACTCTGCCTGGCTGTTTTGAGTTTGACGAGCAAAATGTGGACGAACGACCTAAAAGTGGTGCAATAAATAAGCGGACACGTACTTCCATGGTAATTCCTGAAATTTGTTCGACAAGATAAGCTTTGGTGTATTATCCTTGTGGATCTGTTTTCACCAAATATAGTGGCTCATATGTCTATTGAACAGACCTTTTGTGTCATGATGCAGTCTTCATCGGAGAATATAGAATTCGGACTGTTATCATAGAATTAAGCTAGAATTGTTAGTAGCAAATAATTATATAGAAAGTTCTTCGTGTAAGGTAAATTGTGCTTCCAGTAGTATTCAATGTATAAGAAATGACATATTCAAGCCAGAAATATACAGAGATTAGTCCTGTTAGAGTGTTTTCTTCTTTGCTTATTGTGTTCTCACCTTATAAAGTATTTTTACTTCAGGATGTTGTTTTTAATTTTGGATTCTGAATAAGAAAACCCTCTGGCAGTTATTATTAATTCATATTACTTTAACTGATTGGTAAGTACAAATTCAAAATATTTTAATTCTGCTATTATGTGATTCAGATGGATGTTCGAAGTAATGCTATTGTTCGAGCTGCTGTAGATAGGGATAAAGACACAATGAGGATGGCAAATCATAATGCAGTTCAGGGTGAAGATCGATCTTCAATTGGTACTGATGGTTGGGAAAAGTCGAAAATGAAGAAAAAACGATCTGGCATAAAAACAGATGGTCCTTCTAGTTTGGCTTCAAATAAAGCTGTTGATGGTTACCAGGACTTGAAGCAGGGCATACCAAAACCAGCTGGTGATTCCAGGTTGAGATTGAATGGTGACTCGAACATGTCAAGGTATGGCTTACTGTATTAGATCATAACTTTATGGTTCAATATTAATTTTGATTCTTTCCCAAATTTCCTCTTTAAGCTTCTTTTGTTTTCTTAAGAATTCATTGAATGACACAAGTAGAAAAGAACAAAGCTAAGATGAGAACAACAGTGCCTTTATAAACCTACAAAATTACCTTGATTCGACAATTGCTGTAATCCATTTGATTGGTTATGGAATTTAGGTTGGTGGCTGAAATTATACCGAAGATCTTTTGTTTAGCGCCTGTCTGATTGAGCACAATCTCTTCTTTTGCTCATCATTCATGTCTCTGCCGTCTGTCAGTGAACGTTATTGTGACTCTTTTTTATGATCATTCCAGTTGATAAATGTCTGTGTGAATTACTCGTGTAGGCATGGGTCAGTAAACGGGGCTGTACCATATGGAAGATCTGATAGCCTCTCTCGGCAGACAGGCTTGGCAGGGGGTTCCTTGCCTTCCAGAGATTCAGATCACAGTTCGTTGTACAGTGAGAAGAGAGAACGAGCTATTGCCTCAGATAAGGAAAGGGTGAATCTCAGGGCTATCAACAAGTATGTGTTAACAAACTTACAATCTAACTACACCTGCCAATATTTCGCTAGATCACATTCGTCAATTTTTCTTGCCTGTATTATTTCTGATGTTCTTGTTACTCTCTGCTGGGTTCTTTTCAGGTCAAATATTCACGATGAATCCAATTCTTCAAGCCCAAAAATAAATGTTACAGTTCGTGGTCCGAGATCAGGATCAGGGCTTCCGCCGAAACTTTCTCCGGTTGTCCATAACACTCCTTCTCCAAGTGATTGGGATATTTCTGGTTGTACAAACAAACCTCCATTGTTGTCTGGGGTTCCTAATCGCAAGCGTATGACATCAAACCGATCTTCATCACCACCTGTCACTCAATGGGCCGGTCAAAGACCAAAAAAGATATCCCGTGTTGCAAGGAGAACGAGCTTGGTCCCATTTGTTTCAAGCAATGACGACATTCCTTCATCAGACAACATGTCAGATGTTGGTTGTAGTGAAACAAGTTTTGGATTTCCTAGACGCTCGCCAGCAGCTTCTCCTCGAATGAGATTAAAAGGTGAGAATAGCTTGTCTACAACAGCTTTATCAGGAAGTGAAGAATTTAGCCCCCCTGAGATCAAATCTAAAGACAAGGGAAAGCAATCTGATGAGGTTGATGGTAAAGCTGCTCTGAATGTCCGTAAGCTCTCCATCACTGGTTTACAATCGAGAAAAAACAAGCTTGTCTTCTCTGGAGAAGAGCTTAGAGATGGTGTGAGGAGACAAGGAAGGACAGGCCGTGGCTTTGGTTCAACAAGGTCTGTAAACCCAATGGGAGTTATGAGACATGGAACAACAAAACAACTTCGCAGTGCAAGAAATAGTTCTGACAAGAATGAAAGGTAGACCCTGTTTCTAGTACCTGTAGTTAGGTTTCATGAGTCTTTATCTCCTAGTTTTTTTAACATACGCTCTCTGCAGCAGGGTAGGTCGTCCACCCACTAGGAAGCTCTCTGACCGCAAGGCTTACAAACGTCAGAGAAATACATCGGCAAACGCTACAACACTAGATTTTCTTGGTCAGTTCCATTAATCAGATTTGTTCTTTCGCAGGATTGCTGTTTCTTCTTTCTTTTTCATGAATATTTTTATTTTCATTGTTGTCTCAGATGATGGGCATGAAGAGCTACTAGCTGCTGTTAACTCCGCTATTAACTTTGGTAAGTAATTCTTTGGTTTCTCGTGTATGTTTATTTTTTTTCTAGATTTTCTTTTCTGGATTCATTCGTTTAGTTCTTTGATGCAGCTCAGAATTTTTCTAGCCCTTTCTGGAAGCAAATGGAGCGCTATTTTTGCTTTATATCTGATGCACATATCAATTTTGTGAAACAGCTGGTAATTCGTTTTCCTGCTATTCTTACGATAGAGTTTTACACTTGAGACCTCATAGTTTTTAGGATGTGACAGATCATTTGTATATGTTCCTTTGCATATACGTAGCACTTACGTGATCTAATGATAGATTGCATATTTTGCCTTTCCAATGTTTGGTGAAGATAATTACAGCTCCATTATGCTGACTTCTCATTTTAGTTAAATGTCATAACCGTTTTCTCTTTCAGGGTGGCATCTCCCCCATGAGTACTACACCAGTTGGGACATCTTCAGACTTCGATGGTCGTGAAAAATTTTCCGAGGGACTTACAACCAGTAGAGTGGATTCTAAAGCTTCGCCCCTTTATCAGAGATTGCTATCAGCTCTGATTTCAGAGGACTCAGCCAGTGTAAATGAAGATTTACAATTTGATGGATTTGGAGCCGATGCTGAGTCAGAATTCAGTGCTTTGAATCATATGGAGTTCAATGGTTATAGGAGTGATAAACTGGAATTTGATGAGCTAGAAGATGATGTGTCTGTTATCCCGCTCAAGGGTGTTAATAGCTCAGCCCACATTGTCAGTGGAAGATTTACAGATCACTTATACGCCGACTTCTCAGACATTCAGTATGAAACTTTGGGGATAGATGAGAAGATATATTTGGAAGCTCAATCTATTGGCATTTGCTTGGAACCTATGGTATACTTCCCCTGGATCTGGACTCAGATTTCTATAGTTCCTTAGTTGATTGATGTGTTTTCTTGCAGGCTAATATCTCAAACGTGGAGGATGAAGGAATAGTTGACGAGATCAAAACGTTAGAGGAGGCTGTCTACGAGGTGGTATGTTTTCTCACGTGTTCTTATCTTTCTTTTAACAACTTGACAACTTATGATTACTTTTTCGCTTTTGATTTACTTGTTTACTACTATTGTGTTCTCAAGATAGCTAACTTTGTGATGTTGTCTATCTTAAAACTTAAGGGTTCCAAGAAGAAAGAGATGTTGAATCGGTTACTAACGCCTGCCCTAGAGATGAAAGAACTTCAGGAGAAGTATGAATTTGTCTTCCTTCTGATTTTCTTGCACGCCTTTAATGATTTAAAATGCGATCTGACTTTTTCTGATATTTTTCTCCTGATATAGGGAGTTTGATCGGCTTGGTTACGAAAAACTCATCGAAATGGCATATGAAAAGAGCAAGGTAGGTTATTATTTTGGCTAAATGGTTTATTACAAGGTCATGTTGTGATAATTTTATATGGATTTTGTTTACAGGCAAGTCGGCGGCATCACTCCGCTAGTGGAAAGAGTTCAGCTAACAAGGTATCAAAGCAGGCCGCATTTGCTTTCATGAAACGGACGCTTGGAAGATGTCGACAATTCGAAGAAACAGGCAAAAGCTGCTTTAGTGAGTCTACATTCAAGAACATCCTCGTTGCCGGGCTTACTCAAATTGAAGATAATCCCACGGACAAGGAAGATATTTTATCAGCTTCAAGTATGACTTTTTATTTTTTTTTGCCTTACCGAACAGTCTACTATGATTTTGAACCCACAAACTCTCTGTTAATACGAATATCTCCTCTTCTTCTTCTTTTTTTTGTCTCTGGCAGCACCGATGGGATCACAGCCTAGCTCATCATTGGCATTGCGAATTAAGCAGAACACGGAGAATTATACAGATTCTTCTGAACATACTTTACGGGAAGGGAAAGATGAAACGATGTGGTTAAATAGAACGAAGGAGAGAGAGTTGCTACTTGATGATGTGTGTGGGACACCACTTTCAAGCAGTACAAAAGGGAAGAGAAGTGACAGAGACAGAGATGGAAAAGGACAGGCTTCATCATCGAGAGGCAGAGGAACTAAAAAGATGGGTCGGCCTGCACTGTCAAATAACGCCAAGGGTGAACGGAAATCGAAAACAAAACCTAGGCTGAAAACAACTCCTATGTTTTCTTCTCCTTCTGTCAGTATCCTGGAGCAAAACAGAACATCATCGTCCAAACCAACTGATACAAACAACAGCGAGTATAGTAACTTGGAGACACTGGACGAGACAGAGCCACTTGACCTATCTGGCCTGCAGATACCAGACGGTTTAGGTGGTCCAGATGATTTCGATGCACAAGCAGGAGATCTAAGCTCATGGTTGAACATCGATGACAATGCCTTACAAGATAATGATATAGATCTCCTTGGACTTCAAATACCCATGGATGATCTTTCAGACTTAAAGATGATGGTATAAGCTCCCACCCTCACTGTCTTTATCACTGTACAGCCTCCTCTGTTATACCATTAGCGACAAAGAAAGATAAGTAAAAGGAAAAACAAGTTTTGGTCCCCAGAAAGAATAACCACTCACCACTCACCAGTCACCATCATCATGTTTAGGGGTTCTCTTTCTTTCTGTTTCTTATAGGTTGATTACTAGAGATGGTGGTGAGACTTTTTTTGTTTATTGGTGATGGGTGGTGTATTTGGCTCCGGCGATTAAGATAGGTCGGTAGTTAAACGCAAGATAAGAAAGAGTGATAGTAATGTTGTGTAGTGATATATAGATAAGTCTCAGGTTTTCTTTTTTCGCTTTTGTAACCTCAGAATCATTTATTGTTGCCTCTGTACATACATTTTATGTTCCTTAATAAAATGAGATGTACTTTCTTATGTACAAGGTAAGACGGGAGAAAATCTTATTACTATCGTTTTCTGCATTCTCCAAGAGGCAATCTAGTTAAAAAGGATTCTAGAACTTTTATTACAGAACTGAGAAAGAGTACACAAGCAAACGGTCTAAAAAGTTCAAAAAGAAAAGAAAAGGGTCTGCTTCTTCTTATGACCTAAAGTGTCTGACTTCCTAAGCAACTCTTGAGAACATCCATGACAGCTCCAAAATCTGCTTTCACTTCAACAGGAGGATTCGAGAATCTGCAAGCCATGCACAGGTATAGCATTCGAGTGATAATCAATCTTCCACTGAGTAAACTTCAACCCATGAGCAGTCCTCACAACCACGGTTTGACCAGTCAAGGCGCAATCACTCCTTGGTTCCTCACTCCTTGGTCAAAGCCACACCTATGTGAACAGATAAACATCCCAGTTGATACGCTTGCGCCATCGCATCCATCAGCTCCTCCTCCGCAGATTCTTCCACGGTCCCATCCCACTTTTTAAGCGCTTTGAAACAAAAAAAAATTTCTGTAAAATATGTATCTTTTCGAAATGGAAAGAGTATTAGAGAAAAATACTTTTGACATGGCGTAACAAATGTCTCCGTATATTCGAAATTACATGTTTATTTTACATTTTTAACACAGTCACGTGCTTCTGCGCAATCTACTTTTTTTTTTTTTTTTAATTTCAATTTTATCATAAATTTCCCAAATTGGCATCATTACAATTATAATCAGACTAGAACTTGAGCAAAAAAAGGTACAACCATAGATTGATAGCTTTGAGTCATCGCACACATAGCCAAAGTTGCGGGCGCAACTCCGGATCCTTCCCTCATTACCATCTCTCCTGTTAATCCGGTAAGGGAGCTGAGTCCCAGAAGACTCTCATACACTAATGTGCGAGAGCGAGACATTGACTAATGAAACACTACGATCTACTCCAATCTGCATAATCTCAATTCACTATAGTCGTAGTTATCTGAATAAGAAATTACGTAGCTTATGATTTCACTTGTAAGTAAAAACAAAAGGATGAAGATTGTCTCAAAGAACAAAACAGCATGTTCAAAGCAAAAGAAAAAAAACTCATACCATCTGTAACAGACATCATCAAACTGACGCAGCAACACAACCAAACCATTCATATGACTCGACAGGAAAGGTAAGCACATCAACACACTCAACTTTTCCCCACAGCTCACGTCCATTGCATCTTGATTCTAAAGAAATCTTGGCATGCCGAATTTTGTTGCTTCGGTTGATATACGGATCCCACATAACTAAAAGTTGGCCACCAGAGACCACCAGTCCAACGTCACTCCCAGTTTTTAAACCCTTGATCTCTCTCCACTCTATACCCTCATTCTCAGTCTCAGAGGCAGACCACATTAAGTAACCGGAGTCAGTGCAAGAGTATATTACATTCCTCATATCACACGAAACTTCCATGGAATCTGTTATTGCACTCGACGACGTCTCTCTTACAAATTTCCATGTACCATTGTTCGGCTCGTAAGAGAATTCCTTCTCATCTGTGGCTAAGTAAAGTTTCCCTTTGAACTCATTAACTTTAAAATATTCACTATATTTGCGTAAGTGATTACGTAACTCTACATCATCAGCGCCAGGACCAGGCAAGGATGTCCAAGACTGAGTTTTCAGGTCAAATACCTCAATCCAGTTCGCATTGTACTTGTCAATATCACAACCTCCCATCACATATATTTTCTCATCGACTAAAACTGTACTCGCATCCTCCCGTGCCACGGTCATGTTAGGGGCATCACGCGAAGTGTGACTCCGACAGTCAAAGATCCGAACCGAGGAAGATGGTTCCTGGTCGGGTCCAACGATTATGTGTACATGTCCGAACCAAACGTTTCCATGCAAAGTAATTCGGGAAAAGAGTTGGTAGAATAGGAAGGTATAGGAACAACCGAAAATCCACTCGAGTTCCGTTTAAACCTATTTTTCCTCCCTCCCCGTTTGGTTCGGTTTTGATTATTAGGTTTCGGCCGA is a genomic window containing:
- the LOC106306446 gene encoding uncharacterized protein LOC106306446 isoform X4 produces the protein MSAPGKFDYSSGGPDRTTLYRSNLAAAQMERSSTFRETVEHHPVSSSSHPNALRRSTSPLAQTDVTNFFQCLRFDPKVVAADHKSFIRHGDFKRHVNIALGIQGDESLSATLKGKLIPSPVPEEIKRLKAGLRENNVKARERVKIFNEASSVFNKFFPTVPTKKRSRPEGFSSDRLALGPGLGKMGIQGQTLPGCFEFDEQNVDERPKSGAINKRTRTSMMDVRSNAIVRAAVDRDKDTMRMANHNAVQGEDRSSIGTDGWEKSKMKKKRSGIKTDGPSSLASNKAVDGYQDLKQGIPKPAGDSRLRLNGDSNMSRHGSVNGAVPYGRSDSLSRQTGLAGGSLPSRDSDHSSLYSEKRERAIASDKERVNLRAINKSNIHDESNSSSPKINVTVRGPRSGSGLPPKLSPVVHNTPSPSDWDISGCTNKPPLLSGVPNRKRMTSNRSSSPPVTQWAGQRPKKISRVARRTSLVPFVSSNDDIPSSDNMSDVGCSETSFGFPRRSPAASPRMRLKGENSLSTTALSGSEEFSPPEIKSKDKGKQSDEVDGKAALNVRKLSITGLQSRKNKLVFSGEELRDGVRRQGRTGRGFGSTRSVNPMGVMRHGTTKQLRSARNSSDKNESRVGRPPTRKLSDRKAYKRQRNTSANATTLDFLDDGHEELLAAVNSAINFAQNFSSPFWKQMERYFCFISDAHINFVKQLGGISPMSTTPVGTSSDFDGREKFSEGLTTSRVDSKASPLYQRLLSALISEDSASVNEDLQFDGFGADAESEFSALNHMEFNGYRFTDHLYADFSDIQYETLGIDEKIYLEAQSIGICLEPMANISNVEDEGIVDEIKTLEEAVYEVGSKKKEMLNRLLTPALEMKELQEKEFDRLGYEKLIEMAYEKSKASRRHHSASGKSSANKVSKQAAFAFMKRTLGRCRQFEETGKSCFSESTFKNILVAGLTQIEDNPTDKEDILSASTPMGSQPSSSLALRIKQNTENYTDSSEHTLREGKDETMWLNRTKERELLLDDVCGTPLSSSTKGKRSDRDRDGKGQASSSRGRGTKKMGRPALSNNAKGERKSKTKPRLKTTPMFSSPSVSILEQNRTSSSKPTDTNNSEYSNLETLDETEPLDLSGLQIPDGLGGPDDFDAQAGDLSSWLNIDDNALQDNDIDLLGLQIPMDDLSDLKMMV
- the LOC106306446 gene encoding uncharacterized protein LOC106306446 isoform X2; its protein translation is MSAPGKFDYSSGGPDRTTLYRSNLAAAQMERSSTFRETVEHHPVSSSSHPNALRRSTSPLAQTDVTNFFQCLRFDPKVVAADHKSFIRHGDFKRHVNIALGIQGDESLSATLKGKLIPSPVPEEIKRLKAGLRENNVKARERVKIFNEASSVFNKFFPTVPTKKRSRPEGFSSDRLALGPGLGKMGIQGQTLPGCFEFDEQNVDERPKSGAINKRTRTSMMDVRSNAIVRAAVDRDKDTMRMANHNAVQGEDRSSIGTDGWEKSKMKKKRSGIKTDGPSSLASNKAVDGYQDLKQGIPKPAGDSRLRLNGDSNMSRHGSVNGAVPYGRSDSLSRQTGLAGGSLPSRDSDHSSLYSEKRERAIASDKERVNLRAINKSNIHDESNSSSPKINVTVRGPRSGSGLPPKLSPVVHNTPSPSDWDISGCTNKPPLLSGVPNRKRMTSNRSSSPPVTQWAGQRPKKISRVARRTSLVPFVSSNDDIPSSDNMSDVGCSETSFGFPRRSPAASPRMRLKGENSLSTTALSGSEEFSPPEIKSKDKGKQSDEVDGKAALNVRKLSITGLQSRKNKLVFSGEELRDGVRRQGRTGRGFGSTRSVNPMGVMRHGTTKQLRSARNSSDKNERVGRPPTRKLSDRKAYKRQRNTSANATTLDFLDDGHEELLAAVNSAINFAQNFSSPFWKQMERYFCFISDAHINFVKQLGGISPMSTTPVGTSSDFDGREKFSEGLTTSRVDSKASPLYQRLLSALISEDSASVNEDLQFDGFGADAESEFSALNHMEFNGYRSDKLEFDELEDDVSVIPLKGVNSSAHIVSGRFTDHLYADFSDIQYETLGIDEKIYLEAQSIGICLEPMANISNVEDEGIVDEIKTLEEAVYEVGSKKKEMLNRLLTPALEMKELQEKEFDRLGYEKLIEMAYEKSKASRRHHSASGKSSANKVSKQAAFAFMKRTLGRCRQFEETGKSCFSESTFKNILVAGLTQIEDNPTDKEDILSASTPMGSQPSSSLALRIKQNTENYTDSSEHTLREGKDETMWLNRTKERELLLDDVCGTPLSSSTKGKRSDRDRDGKGQASSSRGRGTKKMGRPALSNNAKGERKSKTKPRLKTTPMFSSPSVSILEQNRTSSSKPTDTNNSEYSNLETLDETEPLDLSGLQIPDGLGGPDDFDAQAGDLSSWLNIDDNALQDNDIDLLGLQIPMDDLSDLKMMV